A stretch of the Uranotaenia lowii strain MFRU-FL chromosome 3, ASM2978415v1, whole genome shotgun sequence genome encodes the following:
- the LOC129753785 gene encoding putative gustatory receptor 28b, which yields MKWWYRVDTFIDTWRPLHRVMRWFCHLQATVDFRDLTISRTVQDHVRLIIGSLMYVIFGISMHESFLEELSDYNDTAIISLGMYTLLILHMVSRLMALVLDYVYAFEKIQTGLAVSRYDFELQNSFGFSWNYQKDHLIKYFQTSVTDSRQHHLSAEESSRMLRKFIVLHNQLCDMMNKFNHSHSIQIMFGLATCFGFTTFALFGMIHSYAANAQDKTKRLALSNFVYEAFYLSYMVQIVVYSSLLNMESRNLSVTVNKIISYGKHDRKTLRELRYFSQQLWHNVPKMSCGLFDIDWELFYTIAGSLTTYLIILVQFDLTNFNYGGL from the exons ATGAAGTGGTGGTATCGTGTGGACACTTTTATCGATACGTGGCGACCGTTACATCGGGTAATGCGATGGTTCTGCCATCTTCAAGCCACGGTCGATTTTCGAGATCTCACAATCTCTCGAACCGTTCAAGATCATGTGCGACTCATTATTGGATCACTTATGTATGTGATCTTTGGGATTTCAATGCATGAAAGTTTTCTAGAAGAACTTTCAGACTACAACGATACGGCAATAATCAGCCTAGGGATGTACACATTGCTAATTTTGCATATGGTGTCGAGATTGATGGCATTGGTACTGGACTACGTCTATGCGTTTGAGAAAATTCAAACGGGCCTAGCCGTCAGCCGATATGATTTTGAGCTGCAAAACTCTTTTGGTTTCAGTTGGAACTACCAAAAGGATCATCTAAT caaATACTTTCAAACATCAGTGACTGACAGCCGGCAGCACCATTTGTCTGCGGAGGAGTCCTCCCGGATGCTTCGGAAATTCATCGTGCTTCACAACCAGCTCTGTGATATGATGAACAAATTCAACCACAGCCATTCGATTCAGATTATGTTTGGATTGGCTACGTGTTTTGGATTTACAACGTTTGCTCTTTTTGGGATGATCCATTCCTATGCTGCCAATGCCCAGGATAAAACCAAACGTCTGGCACTGTCGAACTTTGTCTACGAAGCTTTTTACCTGAGCTATATGGTTCAAATTGTGGTGTACTCTAGCTTGCTTAATATGGAG AGTAGAAATCTATCAGTCACAGTGAATAAAATTATAAGCTACGGTAAACATGATCGGAAAACGCTTAGAGAGCTACGGTACTTTTCGCAACAGCTCTGGCACAATGTGCCCAAAATGTCCTGTGGGCTGTTCGACATTGATTGGGAACTGTTTTATACG ATTGCAGGATCGCTCACTACCTACTTAATCATTCTGGTGCAGTttgatttgacaaattttaattaCGGAGGACTGTGA